TAGAATTAAcacacaccccccccccccccggggtGCGTGCGTACCCATTTCTATTATAGCCGTCAGATCAATCTGAACGGTATGTATAAAGTCTTAAAATTAAGTTAATACTCTCCTAATAAAATTCCCAAATTCTTTCCCACTCTTTCCCCTTCCCGGCCGCCATCAATCACCGCCTCTCCCCGCCATATAACTCCATCGAAACAACCACCTTTCCTTCCATCTCAgactctgagagagagagagagaatgggtaAGAACGAGAAGACGGGGCTGGGTAGGGCCCTTGTGAGACAGCATAACCAACTGGTTCAGCAGACGAAAGAGAAAGGCCTGATGTACAAGAGGCAGCAGAAGAAGGTTCTCGAATCCGTCACCGAAGTCAGCGACATCGACGCCATCGTCGAAAAAGCCGACGAAGCCGACCGCCTCTTCTCCCTCGACCACGCTGCCCCTAACCTCCTCATCGACCTGTAAGTTTTATTTCCCCCTTTTACCCCTCAACTCGATCAAATTTTAGAAATCCCtctttctttcttatttgttttaatggtttttctgtaattttgttatgcgagaagagatgggaATGAGATAACCCCGGAGCAGCGGAGGGAGCAGAAGAGGAAAGAGGAGGCCCTGCACGCCGGAAGTCTGCGCGTGCCGCGGAGGCCTCCGTGGACCCCTCAAATGTCTGTGGAGGAGCTGGATAACAATGAAAGACAGGCCTTCTTGACCTGGCGCAGAAGCCTTGCCAGGCTTGAGGAGAACGACAAGCTTCTCCTTACTCCTTTCGAGAAGAACCTCGATATTTGGAGGCAGCTGTGGCGGGTTGTCGAGCGTAGCGATTTGGTAAGATTGGCCAAATGACCTCGTCTCTGTTTCAATTTCACtgtgaattattattattattattattgcatAATAATATTGTGCGGTATTTTATGTCAGATTGTGATGGTTGTTGATGCGCGAGACCCTCTGTTCTATCGCTGCCCCGATCTTGAGGTAATGTTAGTAATTTGTTGTTCGTTTACATTATCTTGTCGCGTGTGTTAAGGAATGGATGATAAGGGAATGAGCACATTGTTTAACCTTAGAAGTTGGATTAATTGGTGGCGTTGCTTGATAGGGATTTAGGGGTTGTTTGTTATTCAATTTGAAACTAAGTTATAGGTTTAAAAATGATGAGACGTAACTAAATtactaaaaaggtcgtacccagtgcacaaggctcccgctttacgcagggtttgggagaggtgaatgtcggctagccttacccccatttaggagaggctgctcccaagtctcgaacccgagacctaccgctcatgggcgaaggcacttgccatcgcaccaagtgcgacctcttagaCGTAACTCAATTACTAAACAAGAAAATTGAATCCAACAAGGATAAACAAAACCGGCGCTTAATTACCATAATGACTTGTGAAGCTTCAAAAGGATAAGTTGTTACTGTTATTGATGCATTCAGATTGGTTTGTAAAATATAGACTACAAATTGCACACTGGGTTTTTGTTGAAGAAAAACAGGGTTAAGCTGGTTCAAAACTGTTACTAAGAAGAGCCCCATCAATCTTGATGGTGTGAGTCTCTTCCATTGAATTCCCAAGGGACGAATCATTTGTAGTTTTCTCAAGATACTTTGAAATGGAGAAACCTTTGGTTCTTTCCTCTTTAACTAGAGATGACTTTGAATAACAGTACTTATCTTTACCTTATGCAGGTTTATGCACGAGAGGTCGACAAGCACAAAAGGACAATGCTTCTTGTTAACAAAGCAGATCTCTTACCTTTATCTGTTAGGTTTGTACTTTTGTAACCTTGATCCGCTGTTCTGTTCTCCAATTTGACACcctcctaaattaattttattacttgGCTTTTTCTTCAGGGAGAAGTGGGCACAATATTTCCGTTCGCAAGATATTCTCTTTGTGTTTTGGTCGGCTAAAGCTGCTACAGCAGCTACAGAAGGGAAAAGTCTCAGTTCCCCGTGGACAGAAAATAGCCTGCAGGAGTCAGAAGACcctgatacaaaaatatatggGAGGATTGAGCTTTTGGCTCGTTTACAATCTGAGGCAGAAGAGATAGTAAAACTGAGGAAATCAGGATCCAGTGGTTCTCGAAGTGGAAATATTGTTAGAAATTCAGCTTCTAGTAATGTAGTTGTGGGATTTGTTGGATATCCAAATGTGGGAAAGAGCTCGACAATTAATGCCTTGGTAGGCCAGAAGAAGACAGGTGTTACCTCTACTCCTGGGAAGACAAAGCATTTCCAAACATTGATTATGTCTGACGAGTTAATGCTATGTGATTGCCCTGGATTGGTCTTTCCATCCTTTTCAAGCTCAAGACATGAAATGATTGCTTCTGGTGTATTGCCAATTGATCGAATGACTGAGAATAGGGAGGCTGTGCAGGTAGTGGCCAATCGAATTCCACGACATGTTATTGAAGCGGTTTATAGGATTGATCTGCCCAAGCCCAAATCCTATGAACTGCAGTCTCGACCACCTTTGGCAGCAGAATTTCTGAGGGTCTATTGTGCCTCTCGTGGTTATGTCGCCTCAAGTGGGCTTCCTGATGAAACGAGAGCTGCCCGCCAAATTTTGAAGGATTACATTGATGGGAAGCTGCCCCATTTTCAAATGCCCCCTGGAATGACTACTGAAGAAGATGCTGTGGGAAACGGCTTATCTGAGCAGCATAAATCAGACTCCTCTGAGCATGAACACTCTGTAGATGATGAAGGTGAGGACGAGCCAGAGCTTGATCATGTCTTGGAAGACCTCAATTCATTTGACTTAGCTAATGGGCTTGCTACCAAGAAGAAAGTCACTGTCAGAAAGCCAACTGCACCCCATAAACAACACAAAAAGACTCAGAGGAAGAAGGATCGCTCCTGGAGGGTAGGGAATGACAGTGGCGATGGAATGCCAGTTGTAAGAGTCTTTCAAAAACCAGCAAACACCGGTCCTCTTAAGGTTGGATAATTCATTCATGCCCCCTTAACCTTTATTCAGCTTCTTGTGCTGCAATTTAGAATCCATATGCATATGGGCTTTGTGTAATAGCAATCAAACTCTCTTTCCTGTGCATTGTTGCCGTACACTCACCTTCATTTCTGCCCAACCCACGACAACCAAAAAGGTGAGTGATGAAAGTGTAAGGAAGCATTTATGTATTTTCTTATTGACGAGTGTGTACTACGAATTCGACCCGAATAAAACAGGGTTTTCACCTAACATAGCGCCGTTCCACAATTGAAATCCACAATACAGTTATAACAAATGCTAAAGCCCAGACGGGGTTGATGCAAGAAATTGGATACTTGATCCTTCAGTATGCTTCTCTGTTAAATCACATTGCGATTTCCTTCTGAAAAACAGTGCAGGTAGGGTTTTTCAGGCTTATGGCCTGATTTGGAAATCTGAAGTTCCTAACAAAGTGAGGTTTTTACTTTGTTAGTGGCTCATGGGGAAGTTAACACTTTTGAAATGCTCCAAAAACGGAGACCTAGTTCATGTATGCAACCTGAGTGGTGCATTTTACGCAAGAAAAGTTTAAAAGTCAGTTGATCATTTGTTTCTTCACTGTGCGGTGACTTTGAATCTATGGTTGAAGTTGTTTAGGGAGTTTGGTATCGGTTGGGTTTTACCCAGGGATTGTTAATTCTTTGGGTGGCGAAACATAAATTATTAGGAGTGGGGAATAAAATCAAGGTCTCATGGAGCTGTATGGTTTCAGCTACCTTTTGGGTCGGTAGAGATTTGTGATTAGATTGATAACCCATAAATTTGAACTTTCACGAAAGTAGCTGATATACCTTTAGatttaacagaaaaataaaCGGCATTAATGAAAAGGAGCAATGGTACAACATATTGTTAAGAAATGGACGATTTGATAAATAAAATGACGGGATTGCGGTTATTTCAAATTGAACAACGTTTACATACGTGTAATTTGGTTTACGTAACATTGGATTGAGATCAAGTTATTGAGGAATGAATCACTAAATACTAGATAGGAGGAATAAGAAATGCTCTTTATGAATTTTCTCCCGTGACTTTATAATGCTCATGGAGAGCATTTATAGTTTCTCTTTTTTAACATTTTTGCGATTCCCCCTATAAGTCTTGTTCCTAATTCCTTAGAACTTGAAAATTTCACATGGATTGGATTGCAAATGTGTAGATCATGGCTTGCCCTTCCTACTCTCAGTTCTCATTAATTTCAAAGTAAACAGTGTAATTACTAATTTCCTCTATCAAACTCATCAtaatccatggatttggatcctcctCACATCCTATTccttcatcgtacatcgtgcggttagaaatcattttgaatttttttatttaaaattaaacacaaataatactTAACAAAAAATAGTTGTACGATGataaacagtaaaatttgaGGATCCAAAGAAGATCTTCATCCATAATCCATTACCGTGAGCATGTAGTGCTGATTACAGACGCCAACATCTTACAACAGCCATTATTCTAGTCTTTGTATTCCGTTACTTTGGGCTTTTAGCAGCAATAATCTACTTTTGGACAATAGTTGTACTTTTGATCCTGCTTTTACAAAATTGCTCTTTTATCAAATTTACTTGTGAAAAGTCTCTATTCCTCCTCGTTGG
This genomic interval from Malus domestica chromosome 05, GDT2T_hap1 contains the following:
- the LOC114824746 gene encoding GTPase LSG1-2-like → MGKNEKTGLGRALVRQHNQLVQQTKEKGLMYKRQQKKVLESVTEVSDIDAIVEKADEADRLFSLDHAAPNLLIDLDGNEITPEQRREQKRKEEALHAGSLRVPRRPPWTPQMSVEELDNNERQAFLTWRRSLARLEENDKLLLTPFEKNLDIWRQLWRVVERSDLIVMVVDARDPLFYRCPDLEVYAREVDKHKRTMLLVNKADLLPLSVREKWAQYFRSQDILFVFWSAKAATAATEGKSLSSPWTENSLQESEDPDTKIYGRIELLARLQSEAEEIVKLRKSGSSGSRSGNIVRNSASSNVVVGFVGYPNVGKSSTINALVGQKKTGVTSTPGKTKHFQTLIMSDELMLCDCPGLVFPSFSSSRHEMIASGVLPIDRMTENREAVQVVANRIPRHVIEAVYRIDLPKPKSYELQSRPPLAAEFLRVYCASRGYVASSGLPDETRAARQILKDYIDGKLPHFQMPPGMTTEEDAVGNGLSEQHKSDSSEHEHSVDDEGEDEPELDHVLEDLNSFDLANGLATKKKVTVRKPTAPHKQHKKTQRKKDRSWRVGNDSGDGMPVVRVFQKPANTGPLKVG